The Pimelobacter simplex genomic sequence CTGGCGGGCGCCGAGCTGGTGCCCACGGACCTGGCGGGCCGGGACGGCCAGCGTGCCGTTGCGGGTGCGGTGCAGTGCCTTGGTCGCCCGCAGCGGGCCGGTGGCCCGGGCCGGGTGGGCCGGCACCGGGACGAGCTTCTGGCGCTCGGCCTTGGTCAGGGGGTCGCGGTACCACCGCACCGGGGTCACCGGAGGCGCCGGGGCCACCGGCGTCACCGCGGCCGACGGGGCGGACTCGTCCGAGTCGCCCTTCGCGTTGGTGGCGCGGACCGTCACGCGGTACGCCGTGCCGTTGGTCAGGCCGCCGACGGTGCACGGGCTGCCGGGGCAGCTCGTGGTCGCGCCGCCGGGGCTCACGGTCACCGTGTACGCCGTGACCGGCGACCCGCCGTCGCTCTGCGGCGCCGAGAAGGTGACCGCCACGCGGCGGTCGCCGGCCTTGGCGGACACGCCGGTCGGCGTACCGGGGGCGCCCTGCGGGGTGACGGCGGCCGACGGGTCCGACGCGGCGGAGTCGCCGTGGTCGTTGGTCGCCTGGACGGTGAAGGTGTAGGCCCGGCCGTTGTCCAGACCGCCCACCGTGCAGGGGCTGCCGGCGCACGTCTCGGTGGCTCCGCCGGGAGCCGCCGTGACCGTGTACGACGTGATCGGCGTGCCGCCGTCCTTGGTGGGCGCGGTGAACGAGACCTCGGCCTCGCCGTCACCGGCCTGCGCGGAGACGTCGGTCGGCGCCCCCGGCACGGCCACGGGCGTGACCGCGGCGGAGGGGGTCGACTCGTCCGAGTCGCCGTTGGCGTTGGTGGCGTGGACCGTGAAGGTGTACGCGGTCCCGTTGTCCAGGCCGTCGACCGTGCAGGGGCTGCCGGCGCAGGTCTGGCTCGCGTCGCCGGGCGCGGCGCTCACCGTGTACGACGTGACCGCCGATCCGCCGTTGCCGGCGGGCGCGGTGAAGGACACCTCCGCCGCACCGTCCCGCGGCGTCGCGGAGACCGCGGTGGGCACGCCGGGACGGCCGCTCGGCGTGACGGCGGCCGAGAGCGCCGAGGGAGCCGAGCCGCCGACGTCATTGGTCGCGACGACGGAGAACCTGTAGGCGGTGCCGTTGGTCAGGTCCGCGACGGTGCAGGGGCTGACCGAGCAGGTCGCGGTCGCGGGTCCGGGGTCCGCGGTGACCGTGTACGAGGTCACCGCCGCGCCGCCGTGGTCGGCCGGCGCGGCGAAGGACACCTGCGCCTCGCCGTCGCCGGGCTGCGCGGAGACACCGGTCGGGGAGCCGGGCGTCGTCGCGGGCGTGACCGCGGCCGACGGGGCCGACTCGTCAGAATCGCCGTTGGCGCTGCTCGCCCGGACCGTGAACGTGTACGCCGTCCCGTTGTCCAGGCCGCTGACCGTGCAGGGGCTCCCGGGACAGACCCGGAACGCATCGCCCGGGCTGGCGCTCACCGTGTAGGACGTGATCGCCGAGCCGCCGTCGCTGGCCGGCGCGGAGAAGGACACCTCCGCCGCACCGTTCTTGCGCGTCGCGGAGACGCCGGTGGGGACGCCGGGGACCGCGAGACCGTTGAAGGTCATCGTGACCGAGCCGGTGGCTCCGTCGCCCGCGATCAGGCCGGGCAGCTGGATCCCGCCGGTGCCGGGCCGGACCGCGATGCTCGCGCCGGAGAGATAGGCCGAGGCGAGCGACGAGCCGCCGCCGCCCCCGCCCGTGTAGACGTTGAGGATGCCCTGGCTGCCGGCGCCACCGCCGCCGCCGCCGGCGTACCCGCCGCCGCCGCTGCCACCCACCGAGCCGTTGGGGTAGGCCCCGCCCGCACCGCCGCTCGCGACCGTCGGCGCCGCGGGGTTGTTGGACGCGCCGGTGACACCGGCGTTGTAGTTGCCGACGCCGCCCGCGCCGCCGCTCCCCCCGATCGCCGGCTGGCCCGGCGCGGCGAAGGTGACGTTCTCGGCGGTGCCGGCCGAGCCGGCGTTCCCGCCGTCGCCGTTGTACGCACCACCGCCCCCAGCGCCGGCGATGGCGAGCTTCGCGATCAGGTTCTGGTTGCCGTCGAGGGCGAAGATGCCCGAGCCGCCGCCGCCGTAGCCCTTGCCGTTGTTGTTGCCGCCCCCACCGGCGCCGACGACGACGTGCAGGTAGGCCGTCCCGACGGGGAGGGTGAGGCTTCCGGTGACCTCCGCGCCGTCGCCGCCGATGTGCTGGCGCGCGGGATAGCCCGCGCCGCCGCCGGCCCCGACCACCTCGAGGTCGACGTCGGTGGTGCCGGACGGGACCCCGAGGGTGTAGGTGCCCGCGGTCGCGCACGACACGGAGCTCAGCAGGGCCGGCGTCGTACCGTCGGCGCAGGGCGAGGTCGCCGGCACGGCGCTCGGCACGGCCATCGGTACGGCGGTCGCCGCCGGCGCGGCGAGCGCGACAGCAGCGGCGACGCCGACCGAGACGGCCAGAGCCGTCCGACCGGCACGGCGCGCCCGTCGCGCCCTGGGGGGTGTGCGATCAGAGAAAACCATGACCGGAGCGTCACAGTCGCGGGACCGTCCCTGGGCCGGAACGGGACCGAAATGGCAGACCGGTCAGAAGAGTCGGGACTTAGTCCCCGCCCGCTCAGATCTCGCTCTGGACCCCGGCCAGCAGCTGGCGCGCCATGACGATCCGCTGCACCTGGTTGGTGCCCTCGTAGATCTGGGTGATCTTGGCGTCGCGCATCATCCGCTCGACCGGGTAGTCGCGGGTGTAGCCGTAGCCGCCGAGCACCTGGACCGCGTTGGTGGTGACCTCCATGGCGACGTCGGAGGCGAAGCACTTGGCCGCGGCACCGAAGAACGTCAGGTCGCTGTCACCCCGCTCGGAGCGGCCGGCGGCGGCGTAGGTCAGCTGGCGCGCGGCCTCGACCTTCATGCCCATGTCGGCGAGCAGGAACTGCAGACCCTGGAAGTCGGCGATGGACTTGCCGAACTGCTGACGCTCCTTGGCGTACGACAGGGCGTAGTCGAGCGCGCCCTGGGCGACGCCGACGGCCTGGGCGGCGATCGTGATGCGGGTGTGGTCGAGGGTCTGCATGGCGTACTCGAAGCCCTTGCCCTCCTCGCCGATGATCCGGTCGCCGGGGATGCGCACGTTGTCGAGGTAGACCTCACGGGTCGGCGAGCCCTTGATGCCGAGCTTCTTCTCCGGGGCGCCGAAGGAGACGCCGGCGTCGGACTTCTCCACGACGAAGGCGGAGATGCCCTTGGTGCGCGCGTCGGGGTCGGTGGTGGCCAGGACGGTGTAGAACTCCGACTCCCCCGCGTTGGAGATCCAGCGCTTGGTGCCGTTGAGGATCCAGCCGTCGCCGTCGCGCACGGCGCGGGTCTTCTGGTTGGCGGCGTCGGAGCCGGCGTCGGGCTCGGAGAGGCAGTACGAGAAGCCGCCCTCGCCGCGGGCCAGGGCGCCGAGGTAGTGCTTCTTGAGCTCCTCGGAGCCGCCGATCATGACCGGCAGCGAGCCGAGCTTGTTGACCGCGGGGATCAGCGAGGCGGAGACGTCGGCCCGGGCCACCTCCTCGATGACCAGGACGGTGGCGAGCGCGTCGGCGCCGGCGCCGCCGAACTCCTCGGGGACGTGGGGCGCGTGGAAGTCGGCGGCCTGGAGGGCGGCGGCGGCCTCGTGCGGGTAGCGGGCCTCCTCGTCGACCGCGGCCGCGAAGGGGGCGACCTTGGCGTCGCAGATCGCGCGGACGGCCTCGCGGATGGCCTGGTGCTCCTCGGAGAGGGCGTACATCGGGAAGTCGCTCACGGCGGTTCATCTCCTGCGGGTCGATCGACGGTACTCAGTATCGTACTCGCGGGACTGCGTTCCGTCGAGCTAGCCTGGGCCGGTGCCCGTGACCGCCACCTCTCGCGACCGTCTCGTCGCCGCCGCCTTCGAGCTCTTCGCGGGCCAGGGCTACGACGCGACGACCGTCGACGAGATCGCGGCCCGGGCCGGGACCGGGCGCAGCACGTTCTTCCGTCACTTCCGCGGCAAGGAGGACGTCGTCCTGCCCGACCACGAGGCGCTGCTCGGCCGGGTCGGCGAGCGGCTGGCGACCTCGTCCCCGACGGGGCACGAGGTGGCGCTGCGCGAGGCGGCCGGGATCGTGCTCGCGCACTACCTCGCCGAGGGGCCGACGGCGCGGGCGCGCTACCGGCTGGCGAGCAGCGTGCCGGCGATCCGGGACCGCGAGATCGCGAGCGTGCAGCGCTACGTGCGGCTGTTCGCCCAGCACATCCACCGCTGGCTCGACACCGAGCCCGACGGGCCGCTGCGCGCCGAGCTGGTCGCCTCGGCCGTGGTCATCGCCCACAACCACGTGCTGCGGCGCTGGCTGCGCGGCGAGACCGACGACGACGCGGCCACCGAGGCGCTGCTCGACCACTCCCTGGCGCTCGCGCTCCCCCTGCTGCACGGGCCGGCCGCCGCCCCCGGCGCCGGTACGCCGACCGTCGTGATCACCGGCGAGGGCGCCGACGTCGAGCAGGTCGTCCGCGCCGTGCGCGACGCGCTCGGGAAGAAGCCGGGCGCGCCCGGCCTTGGGTCCTCATGAGCACCCCGGCGCACCTGGATCCCGCAGCGATCGACCTCATGCTCGACGAGCTCACCACGTGGGCGGTCGTGGGGCTGTCCGGCAACCCGGACCGGACGGCGTACCGGATCGCCGAGCTGCTCCAGCAGCGCGGCAAGAAGATCGTGCCGATCCACCCGAGCGCGCCGACGGTGCTGGGCGAGCAGGGCTACGCCACGCTGGCCGACGTCCCGTTCCCGGTCGACGTGGTCGACGTGTTCCGCCGCTCCGAGGACGCGGGCACCTTCGCCGACCAGGCGGTGGCGATCGGCGCGAGCGGGGTCTGGTTCCAGCTCGGTGTCGTCGACGAGGCGGCGTTCGAGCGCACCCGCGCGGCGGGCGTCGCGATGGTGATGGACACCTGCCCCGCGATCGAGTGGCGCCAGCGGGGTCACTGACCCCGGACGACGGCGCCCTTCGCCTCGGCGACGGCCTTGAGCTCGGCCTGGAAGGCCGTCATCCGCTCCTGCAGGGCCGGGTCGCTCGCCCCCAGGATCCGTACAGCGAGCAGCCCGGCGTTGCGCGCCCCACCGATCGCGACGGTGGCGACGGGCACGCCCGCCGGCATCTGCACGATGGAGAGCAGCGAGTCCATTCCGTCGAGGTACTTCAGCGGCACCGGTACGCCGATCACCGGCAGCGGCGTCACCGCGGCGAGCATGCCCGGCAGGTGCGCGGCACCGCCGGCGCCGGCGATGATCACCGAGAGCCCGCGCCCGGCGGCCTCCTGGCCGTAGGCGAGCATCTCGGCGGGCATCCGGTGGGCCGAGACGACATCGGCCTCGTAACCGATGCCGAACTCCTCGAGCGCCTCGGCGGCCAGCTTCATCACCGGCCAGTCGGAGTCCGAGCCCATCACGATGCCCACGCGCGCAGTCATGGGCGCAAGGCTAGGCCGTCGTCAGTCGCTGTCGTTGCCGAGGTCGCCGCGGAACCACGCCGCCGCGTGCCGGGCCCGCTCCAGGCAGTCGTCGAGGTCGTCGCCGTAGACGTTGACGTGACCGACCTTGCGGCCGGGCCGCAGCTCCTTGCCGTAGAGGTGCACCCGCAGGTGCGGGTCCCGGGCCAGGGCGTGGGGGTAGCCGTCGTAGAGGCGGCCGACATCCGGGTCGTCCCCCCCGAGGATGTTGACCATCACGGTCCACCGGGCGCGCGGCTCGGGCGAGCCGAGCGGCAGGTCGAGCGCGGCGCGCAGGTGGTTCTCGAACTGGCTGGTGACCGCGCCGTCCTGGGTCCAGTGACCGGTGTTGTGGGGGCGCATCGCGAGCTCGTTGATGAGGATCCGGGTGCGCCCCTCGGCGTCGACCGCCTCGAACAGCTCGACCGCGAGGATGCCCGTCACGCCGAGCTCGCCGGCGATGCGCAGCGCGAGCTGCTGGGCGGCGGTCGCGGCGTCGGCGTCGAGGTCGGGCGCGGGCGCGACCACCTCGCGGCACACGCCGTCGACCTGGAGCGTCGCGACGACGGGGTACGCCGCCGCCTGGCCGCTGGGCGAGCGCGCGACCAGCGCGGACAGCTCGCGGCGGAAGTCGACGAGCTCCTCGGCGAGCAGCCGGACGCCGGTGGCCGCGTCGGCGGCGGCCGCGGCCAGCGGCTCGGCCGCGTCGGCGAGGGTGCGGACCATCCAGACGCCCTTGCCGTCGTACCCGCCGCGGGACACCTTGAGCACGCACGGCAGGCCGAACGCGGCGACGTCCTCCTCGGAGGCGACCACGGCCCAGCGCGGCTGGGGGGCGTCGAGGCGGGCCATCGCCTCGCGCATCACGATCTTGTCCTGGGCGTGCACGAGCGCCTCGGGGCCGGGGTGGGCGATCACGCCGTCGGCGGCGAGCGCGCGCAGGTGCTCGGTCGGGACGTGCTCGTGGTCGAAGGTGACCACCGAGCAGCCCTCGGTGATCGCCCGCAGCGTCGCCAGGTCGCGGTAGTCGCCGACCTGCTGGTCGGGGATCACCTGGGCGGCCGAGACGCCCTCGGCCTCGGCCAGGAGGCGCAGCGGGACACCGAGCGCGACGGCCGGCTGGGCCATCATCCGAGCGAGCTGTCCGCCTCCGATGACGGCGATGCGGGGGGCGAGTTCGGTCGAGGACACGGCCGAACCCTAACCGGGCGGTGAGGCTTACGCCGAGCCGGTGTGCTCGGCCGCGGTGGCCAGCTCGAAGCGCAGCCCCTGGCCGCGGATCGTGGTGATCAGGTGCGGCTGGCGGGTGTCGTCCCCGAGCTTGCGCCGGACCCAGCCGAGGTGCACGTCGATCGTCTTCGACGACGTCCAGAAGGTGACCCCCCAGACGTCGCGCATGAGCTCCTCACGGCTGACCACCGAGCCCGCCCGGAGGATCAGCGCGTGCACGAGGTCGAATTCCTTGCGCGACAACAGGATCTCGCGGTCCCCACGCCACGTGCGACGGGTCATCGGATCGACCCGAACGTCCTGCACCTCGATCACACGCTCAAGGTAAGGACGTGGCGGCGTCCGCGAGGGCGAAATCCGCGGAATTTTGCTTTGGCGCAGGTCAGGCGCGTCGTACGGCGACCGGTTCGACCACGCCGAAGCCCCGGACCGGGCGTGCCGGGAGCGGCCGGGACTCGATCTTGTCGGCCGGCAGGAGGTCGGCCGTGGCGTGGTCGACGATGATCCGGTTGCGCCGGGCGACCTGGGTCAGCCGGGCGGCCAGGTTGACCGGTGGCCCGAAGACGTCGCCGAGCCGGAGCACCACGCCGCCGGTGGCCAGGCCGACCCGGACGTCGGGCATCCGCGGGTCGCGGCCGATCACGTTGATGATCCCCTCGGCGGTCGCGAACGCGGCCATGGGGTCGTCGTTCACGAAGAGGACGGCGTCGCCCATGCTCTTGATCAGCCGGCCGCCGTCGCGGGCGATGACGTCGCCGCAGCGGGACTCGAACACCTCGACGAGCTCGCCGATCCGCTCCCGGGAGACCTCGTTGGACAGCGCGGTGAAGCCGACGATGTCGGCGAACCCGACGCTGAGGTCGGTGGTGTGCGGGTCGTCGTCGAGCGCGCGGACCGACTCCATGCGGGCGATCGCGGCGTCGAGGTGCCGGCGCCAGGCATAGACCAGCAGGCCCTCGAAGCGCTCCCCCAGCCGGCCGAGCACCCAGGCGGCGTCGCCGCCCTCGCGCTCCGCGGTCGCCTCGTCGACGTGCTGGACCAGCTCGCCGACCTCCCAGTCGGCGAGGCGGGCCATGGTGATGCCGACGCCGCGGGTGACGTTGAGCGCGACGTCCAGGTCGATCACGCCCTCGCCGAGGATGTCGACCATCAGCCGCATCGCCTCGACGTCGGCGCGGGTGTAGGCCCGCTCGTCCCCGTGCTCGGCGAACCCGAGCGTGCGGAACAGCCGGCGTGCCTGGTCGAGCGGGATGCCCGCCCGCTCGGCGACGTCCGCCGCGGTGAGCTCGGGCTCCTCGCCCCGCGTGGCCCTCTCGGGACCTTCCTCAGACACCTTCGTCCCGCCGGGCGTCCGGGCGGGCGTGGAGGTCGTGGAGCAGCTCGTTGAGCTGGCGCTGGGTGGCCTCGACGTGCGGGATGTCGTTGAGCCGGACCGTGCCGAAGGTCGACGCGTCGGCGATGATCAGGCTGCCGCAGCCGAACGGGCGGTCGATCAGGTTGATCTCGATCGAGATGTCGCTGACCCGGGCCAGGGGGATGTCGTGGCCGCGGCGGGTGACGATGCCGTTGCGCGTGATGAGGCGGCGGTCGGTGAACGCGTGCACGGTGGTCAGCCAGACGAGGAACGGCCGGACCGTGAACCAGAGGATGCCGAGGATCGCCAGCACCCACACGATGAGCGTGAGCACGCGCTGGAAGCCCTCGTTGTCGAGCTTGACCTGGGCGACGACGGCGATCGCGAGGAACACGACCAGCGCCAGGATCGGCACGAAGAGCGCCTTGGGGTGCTGGCGCGTGCTGATGATCAGGCGCTCGCCCGGGTTGAGCAGCTTCTTGGAGATGGCCACGAGGGGATCATCCCACCAAATGCCCGTCGCGCAGGCGGAAGCCCGCTACGCGTCGGTAGCGTCCGTCGCCCGGACGTGGATCACGTCGCCCGCGCCCACCCGCTCGGCGCCGCCGGCCGTCTCGACGACCAGGCGGCCGTCGTCGTCGATGTCGGTCGCCTTGCCGAGCAGCTCGCCGCCGCCGGGCAGCTCGACCCGGACCTGGCGCCCCAGCGTCGCGCAGTGCGAGCGGTACGACATCGCCAGGCGCGCCGTGCCCTGCTCGCCGCCGGCCTGCCACATGTCATAGCCCTCGCGGAGGGCGGCGACGACCGCGAGCAGCACCTGGGTGCGGTCGGGCGCGCCGGGACCGGAGATCGCCAGGCTGGTCGCGGTCGGGATCGGCAGCTCCTCGGCAGTGGTGGCCACGTTGATGCCCACCCCGACGATCGCGGCGGGGCCGGTCGGGGTCTCGACCCGCTCGACCAGGATCCCGGAGACCTTGCGGTCGCCGTCGAGCAGCACGTCGTTGGGCCACTTCACCCGGGCGTCGTACCCGAGGGAGGTGAGCGCCTTGGCCACGTTGTGGCCCACCAGCAGCGGCAGCCACGGCCAGGACGCCGGGGGCACGCTGGGGCGCAGCACGAGCGAGAACGTCACCGCGGTGCCGGGTGGCGTCTGCCACACCCGGTCGAGCCGGCCCCGGCCGGCGACCTGGTGGTCGGCGACGACGACGAGGCCCTCGTGCGCACCCGCACGGGCCCGCTCGGCGGCCACCTCGTTGGTCGAGGGCGCCTCGGGCAGCAGCTCGAAGGAGAGGTCGGGGGTCAGCGCCGACACCTCGGCGAGCCGGGCGGCGTCGAGGGGTCCACGGACTGGGGGCTGGGTCGGGCCGAGAGTCACGGGCACTACCCTGTCGCAGCAGACGCCCTGAGGAAACCCCGGGGTGGCAGGAGTTCCAGGAGGCCACGTGACCGCCCAGCCGCAGTCGGCAGACGACCAGCAGATCGACATCCACACCACGGCCGGCAAGCTCGCCGACCTGGAGCGTCGTACTGACGAGGCCGTGCACGCTCCCGCCGCCCAGGCACAGGAGAAGCAGCACGCCAAGGGTCGCAAGACCGCCCGCGAGCGGATCGAGCTGCTCTTCGACGAGGGCTCGTTCGTCGAGCTCGACGAGTTCGCCCGGCACCGCTCGACCGCCTTCGGCCTGGAGAAGACCCGCCCCTACGGCGACGGCGTCATCACCGGCTACGGCACCGTCGACGGCCGCCAGGTCTGCGTGTTCTCCCAGGACTTCACCGTCTTCGGCGGCTCGCTGGGCGAGGTCTACGGCGAGAAGATCACCAAGGTCATGGACCTGGCGATCAAGTCCGGCTGCCCCATCATCGGCATCAACGAGGGCGCCGGCGCCCGCATCCAGGAGGGCGTGGTCTCGCTCGGCCTCTACGGCGAGATCTTCAAGCGCAACGTGCACGCCTCGGGCGTCATCCCGCAGATCTCGCTCATCATGGGCAACTGCGCCGGCGGCCACGTCTACTCCCCCGCGGTCACCGACTTCACGATCATGGTCGACCAGACCTCGGCGATGTTCATCACCGGTCCCGACGTGATCAAGACCGTCACCGGCGAGGACGTCACGATGGAGGAGCTCGGCGGCGCCCGGGCCCACAACACCAAGTCCGGCAACGCGCACTACATGGCCTCCGACGAGGACGACGCCATCGAGTACGTCAAGGGCCTGCTGTCGTTCCTGCCCCAGAACAACCTCGACGAGGCGCCGTCGTACGACGAGCCGGCGGACCTGGAGCCCAACGAGGGCGACCTCGCGCTCGACACGCTGATCCCGGACTCCCCGAACCAGCCGTACGACATGCACGACGTGATCGCCACGATCGTCGACGACGCCGACTTCCTCGAGGTCCAGGCGCTCTTCGCGCCCAACATCATCACCGGCTACGGCCGCGTCGAGGGCCGCCCCGTCGGCATCGTCGCCAACCAGCCGATGCAGTTCGCCGGCACCCTCGACATCGACGCCTCCGAGAAGGCCGCCCGCTTCGTGCGGTTCTGCGACGCCTTCAACATCCCGGTGCTGACCTTCGTCGACGTCCCCGGCTTCCTGCCCGGTGTCGACCAGGAGCACCTCGGCATCATCCGCCGCGGCGCCAAGCTGATCTACGCCTACGCCGAGGCCACCGTCCCGCTGGTCACGATCATCACCCGCAAGGCCTACGGCGGCGCCTACGACGTCATGGGCTCCAAGCACCTCGGCGCCGACATCAACCTGTCGTGGCCCACCGGCCAGATCGCCGTCATGGGTGCCCAGGGCGCGGCCAATATCGTCCACCGCCGCACCCTGGCCGAGGTCGAGAAGGCCGGCGGCGACGTCGAGGCCAAGCGCGCCGAGCTGATCGACGAGTACGAGACCACCCTCGCCAACCCCTACATCGCGGCCGAGCGCGGCTACATCGACGGCGTGATCATGCCGCGCGAGACCCGCGCCGAGGTGGTCAAGGCCCTGCGCCTGCTCCGCACCAAGCGCGAGACCCTGCCGCCCAAGAAGCACGGGAACATCCCGCTGTGACCGGCGAGCCCGCCGCCCCCGAGGCGGCCGCACCGGAGGCGGCCCCGCTGCTGCGGATCGTCACCCCCGACACCACGCCCGAGGAGGTCGCCGCCATCGTCGCGGTGCTCTCCTCGCTCGGCGGCGCCGCCCCGGCGCCCGAGCCGCCCCGCTCGGAGTGGGCCAACCCGGCCCGCGGCGCCCGGATCGCCCCCGGCACCACGCTCGCCCACGGGCGCGGTGCCTGGCGGGCCAGCGGACTGCCGCGCTGACATGAACCGGCTCATCGGCGCCGCGGCCACCTTCTACGGTGGCCTCGGCGCCGTTGCGCTGCTTCGGCCCGAGACGATCCCCGCCACCTTCGGCGGCACCGCCACCACCCCGGACTCGCGCACCGAGGTCCGCGCCGTCTACGGCGGACTGCCGCTCGCGATCGCCGCGGCGCTCGTCGTCCGGCCGGAGACGGCGGGGACGATGGGCGTGCTCACCGCCGGGATGGCGGCGGGCCGGGCGGCGTCGGCACTGGCCGAGCGTCGTACGACGGCGGTGACGCCGGTGTTCGTCGCGGTCGAGGCCGTGGTCGCGGCGGCGCTGTTCGCCGGCGCGCGGCGCCTCGCTACTCCTCGGTGACGCCGGCCCGGCGCTCGCGCAGGCGCGTCCGGGACGGCCGCTCGTCCCGCCGGCGGCGGGTCGGTGCTGAACGTGCGGCTGACGGCGACCGGCGACGATGCGCTTCATGCTCGGGTCCTGCACTTCCTAGGGGAGACGACGACCTGCCCCACCCTTCGAAGCGCTGTCACAGCGTGTCAAAGGTGGGGCAGGTCTGGTGCGCAAAACGCCGGTTCGGCGCTCGCTCGGGGCTCAGCCGAAGAACACCCGCAGGTCCACGACGACGTCCTGCGGCACCTC encodes the following:
- a CDS encoding acyl-CoA carboxylase subunit beta, which codes for MTAQPQSADDQQIDIHTTAGKLADLERRTDEAVHAPAAQAQEKQHAKGRKTARERIELLFDEGSFVELDEFARHRSTAFGLEKTRPYGDGVITGYGTVDGRQVCVFSQDFTVFGGSLGEVYGEKITKVMDLAIKSGCPIIGINEGAGARIQEGVVSLGLYGEIFKRNVHASGVIPQISLIMGNCAGGHVYSPAVTDFTIMVDQTSAMFITGPDVIKTVTGEDVTMEELGGARAHNTKSGNAHYMASDEDDAIEYVKGLLSFLPQNNLDEAPSYDEPADLEPNEGDLALDTLIPDSPNQPYDMHDVIATIVDDADFLEVQALFAPNIITGYGRVEGRPVGIVANQPMQFAGTLDIDASEKAARFVRFCDAFNIPVLTFVDVPGFLPGVDQEHLGIIRRGAKLIYAYAEATVPLVTIITRKAYGGAYDVMGSKHLGADINLSWPTGQIAVMGAQGAANIVHRRTLAEVEKAGGDVEAKRAELIDEYETTLANPYIAAERGYIDGVIMPRETRAEVVKALRLLRTKRETLPPKKHGNIPL
- a CDS encoding acyl-CoA carboxylase subunit epsilon — encoded protein: MTGEPAAPEAAAPEAAPLLRIVTPDTTPEEVAAIVAVLSSLGGAAPAPEPPRSEWANPARGARIAPGTTLAHGRGAWRASGLPR
- a CDS encoding DUF4345 family protein, translating into MNRLIGAAATFYGGLGAVALLRPETIPATFGGTATTPDSRTEVRAVYGGLPLAIAAALVVRPETAGTMGVLTAGMAAGRAASALAERRTTAVTPVFVAVEAVVAAALFAGARRLATPR